The segment TCTGGCCGGGATAGATCAGGTGCGGATTGAGGATCTCTTCAATGTTCATGCCCCAGAGCTCGGGCCAGCGCCAGGGGCTGCGCAGGTACATCCTGGAAATCGCCCACAGGGTGTCACCGGACTTGATGACATAGGTATCGGGTGCGTCAGGCGCCAACTCGGACAGCGGCACACCGGCCTGGGCCACTTTTTGTGCCGTGGCGGTCTGCTCGGAACTGATGGGCAGGTTGGGGAATTTCTGGCCCCAGGCGGGCAGGGCCAGCAGGCCACCCAGGCCCAGGGCCGCAATGGTGGAAATACGGGCACTGACCCTCAGGCTGCTTTTCGTCATGTCTTGCTGTTTCACATTGCCCCCAGCTCAATCCAGGCGCGGACTGGCCGTCCGCCGTACCCGGAAACTTAATAAATCACGCACGATTTTGCGCCCAAGCCCTTGATTGGGCAATGTTTTCTGAACTTTGTTGCAAACTCGCGCGCCAAAAGTGGCGAAAATAGCGACATCGACGAGCTTTTTTATGGCACTGCTACCTATCCTCACTTTTCCCGATCCACGCCTGCACACGGTGGCCAAGCCGGTGCAGACGGTGGATGCACGCATCAAGCAATTGATTGCCGACATGTTCGAAACCATGCACGAGGCGCACGGCATCGGCCTGGCGGCCACCCAGGTCGATGTGCATGAACGCCTGATCGTGATCGACGTTTCCGAAGGGCGCGACCAGCCCCTGGTGCTGATCAACCCCGAGATCGTCTGGGCCAGCCCGGAGATGAAAGTCAACGACGAGGGCTGCCTGTCCGTGCCCGGCATCTACGACGGTGTCGAGCGCCATGAGCGCGTGCACGTGCGCGCGCTCGACGGCGCAGGCAAGGAGCGCGTGATCGAGGCCGATGGCCTGCTCGCCGTCTGTGTCCAGCACGAGATGGACCACCTGCTGGGCAAGGTCTTCGTGGAGTACCTGTCGCCGCTCAAGCGCAACCGCATCAAGACCAAGATGCTCAAGGCCCAGCGCGAGGAGCGTCGTTGAGGGTCATTTTTGCCGGCACGCCCGAGTTTGCGCGGGTGGCGCTGGAGAAGCTGCATGCGGCCGGTTTCGACGTTCCCCTGGTCCTGACCCAGCCGGACCGGCCTGCTGGCCGCGGCATGAAACTGCAGGCCTCCCCGGTCAAGCAGTTTGCTTTGGCACATGGCATCACCGTGGCCCAGCCGCACGGCCTGCGTCTGGATGGCAAGTACCCCGAGGAAGCGGCTGCGGCGCGCGCGGCGATCGAGGCGGCCCGGGCTGACGTGATGGTGGTGGCGGCCTATGGCCTGATCCTGCCGCAGTGGGTGCTCGATGCCTTCAAG is part of the Rhodoferax sp. BAB1 genome and harbors:
- the def gene encoding peptide deformylase, with amino-acid sequence MALLPILTFPDPRLHTVAKPVQTVDARIKQLIADMFETMHEAHGIGLAATQVDVHERLIVIDVSEGRDQPLVLINPEIVWASPEMKVNDEGCLSVPGIYDGVERHERVHVRALDGAGKERVIEADGLLAVCVQHEMDHLLGKVFVEYLSPLKRNRIKTKMLKAQREERR